Proteins encoded within one genomic window of Haematospirillum jordaniae:
- the nadC gene encoding carboxylating nicotinate-nucleotide diphosphorylase — MSAPHPLLLDPILQQALREDMGRAGDITTDAIAPPHLTMQAEFRFREGGRLCGLAAAERTMMLVDPSLTFQSLAKDGDDVESGTVVAVVTGSARSILTGERVALNLLARLSSIATVTRLCVQNAQPHKVQIADTRKTTPGLRILEKWAVRTGGGINHRFGLDDAVMIKDNHIAVAGSVKEAIRRVREHVGHMVKIEIEVDTLDQLEHILSLPPSLSVDVVLLDNMTPDALKQAVAMVNHRLVVEASGGITPDTIADIAATGVDVISLGFLTHSVRQLDIGLDVAPL; from the coding sequence ATGAGCGCACCACACCCCCTTCTGCTTGATCCAATCCTTCAACAAGCCCTGCGCGAAGACATGGGACGGGCCGGTGACATCACTACCGATGCCATTGCACCACCACATCTGACCATGCAGGCTGAATTCCGGTTCCGTGAGGGAGGGCGCCTGTGCGGTCTTGCTGCCGCAGAACGAACCATGATGCTGGTAGATCCATCCTTGACCTTCCAAAGCCTGGCAAAAGATGGGGATGATGTTGAGTCCGGAACAGTTGTTGCTGTGGTTACAGGCTCAGCCCGCTCCATCCTGACCGGCGAGAGGGTCGCCCTTAATCTTCTGGCCCGCCTTTCGTCCATTGCCACGGTAACACGGCTCTGCGTCCAGAACGCGCAACCACACAAGGTACAAATCGCCGATACCCGCAAAACAACACCGGGGCTTCGCATTCTAGAAAAATGGGCTGTCCGGACCGGTGGCGGAATTAATCACCGCTTTGGCCTGGATGATGCCGTCATGATCAAGGACAATCACATTGCAGTGGCTGGTTCTGTCAAGGAGGCCATTCGGCGTGTCCGCGAGCATGTCGGTCATATGGTGAAAATAGAGATCGAGGTCGATACCCTGGATCAGCTGGAGCACATCTTGTCTCTTCCACCCTCACTGTCTGTTGACGTCGTCCTGCTTGACAACATGACACCAGATGCCCTGAAGCAGGCCGTTGCCATGGTAAACCATCGCCTTGTTGTAGAGGCTAGCGGTGGCATAACTCCTGATACCATCGCAGACATTGCGGCGACCGGTGTAGACGTCATATCTCTTGGCTTCCTCACGCACAGCGTACGCCAGCTTGATATCGGCCTAGACGTGGCACCACTGTAA
- a CDS encoding substrate-binding periplasmic protein gives MASFWGCPRRFGAAVCAALALLLAVDGSLRPAEASGPVMRWERGTCSRPLYFGITPDWPPYQYVSPSGSPLGDDVALIRETAKALGCPLVVEITSWSRLLSGLLSGKIDVIGGASWTKERARNHHYSSPYRQETLGLFVRSVDVGKLTLTGLSSFIGTPLRLGVVADTYIGGEYEKLVDDPAFKKIVVEDPRQDQFALVATKRIDAFLTDSGSGLYSIYRNGLDDTVTLYPGYLLDNGPVYYMFGKASVDASVIPPFNKALEDVLARRSAAGTQQ, from the coding sequence ATGGCTTCTTTCTGGGGATGTCCAAGGCGTTTTGGTGCGGCCGTGTGCGCTGCCCTTGCGCTTCTTCTGGCCGTTGATGGGTCGTTGCGCCCGGCAGAGGCATCCGGCCCCGTCATGCGCTGGGAACGTGGAACATGCAGCCGTCCCCTGTATTTTGGCATTACGCCAGACTGGCCGCCTTACCAGTATGTCAGCCCCAGTGGCTCCCCCTTGGGCGATGATGTTGCGCTGATTCGCGAGACGGCCAAGGCCCTTGGGTGCCCTTTGGTTGTTGAGATTACTTCTTGGAGCCGTCTTCTCAGTGGTCTTCTGTCGGGCAAGATTGATGTAATTGGCGGGGCCTCCTGGACCAAGGAGCGGGCCCGGAACCATCATTACAGCAGTCCGTATCGTCAGGAAACGCTGGGTTTGTTTGTTCGCAGTGTGGATGTGGGGAAGCTGACCCTGACCGGTTTGTCCTCGTTCATTGGAACACCGCTTCGGCTTGGTGTTGTGGCCGATACTTACATCGGTGGCGAGTATGAAAAGCTGGTTGATGATCCTGCTTTCAAGAAGATTGTTGTTGAGGATCCCCGGCAGGATCAGTTTGCCTTGGTGGCAACCAAGCGGATTGATGCGTTCCTGACAGACAGTGGATCCGGCCTGTATTCCATTTACAGAAACGGGTTGGATGATACGGTCACGTTGTACCCTGGCTATCTGCTTGATAATGGACCTGTCTATTACATGTTTGGCAAGGCATCGGTCGATGCAAGCGTGATTCCTCCTTTCAACAAGGCGCTTGAGGATGTGCTGGCCCGTCGGAGCGCGGCAGGTACCCAGCAGTAG
- the nadA gene encoding quinolinate synthase NadA → MNMPRKPDLDLLYTRMQSMLTPMEWSLITPVIEHIQALKAERQAVILAHNYMRPEIFHGVADITGDSLALAQKAVEVDAEVIVVAGVHFMAETAKLLNPTRTVLIPDMRAGCSLAESITPDDIRALRQQWPGVPVCVYVNTSAAVKAEADICCTSGNAVRIVEAIARETGSDSVLFLPDRYLAAWVQTQTDVRIIPFDGSCEVHEQYRPEDIHSIREDYNNDLVVIAHPECPSDVIQAADFAGSTAQMADYLEREKPGRVLLITECSMGDNLMKSHPETDFIRSCHMCPHMKRITLETIANSLQTLEPRIDIPAELARRARVSVERMLAVGRS, encoded by the coding sequence ATGAATATGCCCCGGAAACCGGATCTTGACCTTCTCTATACGCGCATGCAGTCCATGCTGACGCCAATGGAATGGTCCCTGATAACACCGGTTATCGAACACATTCAGGCCCTGAAAGCAGAGCGTCAGGCTGTTATTCTGGCCCATAATTATATGCGCCCGGAAATTTTCCACGGCGTCGCCGACATCACGGGGGACTCCTTGGCCTTGGCGCAGAAAGCCGTTGAGGTAGATGCGGAGGTTATCGTCGTCGCCGGGGTTCACTTTATGGCAGAAACAGCCAAGCTTCTGAACCCGACACGAACGGTCCTGATCCCGGATATGCGCGCAGGGTGTTCACTGGCTGAATCTATTACACCAGATGATATCCGGGCCTTGAGACAACAATGGCCCGGGGTACCTGTGTGTGTGTATGTCAACACCTCGGCTGCCGTAAAAGCCGAAGCAGACATCTGCTGTACATCAGGAAATGCCGTACGGATTGTGGAGGCGATTGCCCGCGAAACCGGCAGCGACAGCGTTCTGTTTCTGCCTGATCGCTATCTGGCCGCATGGGTTCAGACCCAGACTGATGTCCGTATTATCCCCTTTGATGGATCCTGCGAGGTGCATGAACAGTATCGTCCCGAGGACATACACAGCATCCGCGAAGACTACAACAATGACTTGGTTGTGATTGCCCACCCTGAATGTCCATCTGACGTGATCCAAGCCGCAGACTTTGCCGGTTCAACCGCCCAGATGGCAGATTACCTGGAACGGGAGAAACCCGGTCGGGTCCTTCTGATCACAGAATGCTCGATGGGGGACAATCTGATGAAGTCCCATCCTGAAACAGACTTTATCCGATCCTGCCACATGTGCCCGCACATGAAGCGCATTACCTTGGAAACTATTGCAAACAGCCTGCAAACGCTGGAGCCACGCATTGATATTCCGGCCGAACTGGCACGCCGTGCCCGGGTATCTGTTGAACGGATGCTGGCTGTCGGGCGTTCGTAA
- a CDS encoding L-aspartate oxidase produces the protein MDQPVVVVGSGAAGMATALALAPLPVVLITKTNAIISGSTPWAQGGMAAVLSPDDHVKDHAADTIAAGAGLTDSRMAHLLARESASYFLEVLKKGLPADRKEDGSLCLGREAAHSTNRILHINGDRSGLGLASWLVKQGQAAEHIAVLTSTMAAQLTSTDSRIDGIWLYSDTMGWFHQPARAVVLATGGWGQLWPGTTNPVENTGDGLAIAAQAGAMIADMEFMQFHPTALSVPSRTMHGFSRLPLLTEALRGAGAILLNEHEHRFVDELAPRDIVARAIEAERLRGQTVFLDLRPALSKKDGNTFPQVIEICRSHGLDPRRTPIPVEPAAHYAMGGIVTDCHGRTSCQGLWAVGEVACTGIHGANRLASNSLPEALVFGQRAATDIQSTPSVGRKYKVEQRDRTPLNTLPDPGCLGTLRLLAGQALGISRHGKEMGRMLAFLDERTAKAPSGMHPRAAMETHSLLITARLVCTAALERKESRGAHMRIDFPNRDPALAHRNKQILTPATLTHHGTGAMTSLSSHTVPEPFLP, from the coding sequence ATGGATCAGCCCGTCGTTGTGGTAGGAAGCGGGGCCGCAGGCATGGCAACAGCCTTGGCCTTGGCGCCCCTTCCGGTTGTTCTGATCACAAAAACCAATGCCATCATCTCAGGCTCAACGCCTTGGGCCCAAGGGGGAATGGCGGCTGTACTGTCTCCGGACGATCACGTGAAAGATCACGCAGCCGATACCATTGCAGCGGGGGCGGGCCTTACAGATTCGCGAATGGCCCATCTACTGGCAAGGGAAAGTGCATCATACTTCTTGGAGGTGCTAAAGAAGGGGCTGCCCGCCGACCGCAAGGAAGATGGTTCGCTTTGCTTGGGGCGGGAAGCGGCCCATTCCACCAATCGGATTCTTCACATCAATGGCGATCGATCTGGCCTAGGTCTGGCGTCCTGGTTGGTCAAACAGGGGCAGGCTGCAGAGCATATAGCGGTCCTGACATCAACCATGGCTGCACAGCTGACATCAACAGACAGCCGCATAGATGGTATCTGGCTGTACAGCGACACGATGGGATGGTTCCATCAACCAGCCCGGGCTGTTGTTCTGGCAACGGGCGGCTGGGGGCAGCTATGGCCCGGCACAACCAACCCTGTGGAAAATACGGGTGATGGTCTGGCAATAGCCGCTCAGGCCGGGGCCATGATCGCAGACATGGAGTTCATGCAGTTCCATCCAACGGCCCTTTCCGTTCCATCTCGCACCATGCACGGCTTCTCCCGCCTTCCCCTACTGACAGAGGCACTGCGCGGGGCTGGCGCCATTTTGCTGAATGAACACGAACACCGCTTTGTCGATGAGCTGGCCCCGCGTGACATCGTTGCCCGCGCCATAGAAGCCGAACGCCTGCGCGGACAAACTGTCTTTCTGGATTTACGCCCTGCCCTGTCCAAAAAAGATGGCAACACGTTTCCTCAGGTGATTGAAATCTGTCGGTCACATGGGCTGGACCCCAGACGGACACCAATTCCCGTAGAACCCGCCGCACACTACGCCATGGGTGGTATCGTAACAGACTGTCATGGACGAACCAGCTGCCAAGGGCTGTGGGCTGTCGGAGAGGTTGCGTGTACGGGCATCCACGGTGCCAATCGCCTAGCTTCGAACTCCCTGCCCGAGGCTCTGGTTTTTGGGCAACGGGCGGCTACGGATATTCAATCCACACCTTCTGTTGGCAGAAAATACAAAGTGGAGCAGAGGGATCGTACACCTTTGAACACCCTGCCCGATCCTGGCTGCCTTGGAACCTTGCGCCTTCTGGCTGGTCAGGCACTGGGGATCAGTCGCCACGGGAAGGAAATGGGGCGCATGCTTGCCTTCCTAGATGAACGAACAGCAAAAGCCCCAAGCGGGATGCACCCAAGGGCAGCCATGGAAACACACTCCCTTCTTATAACAGCCCGCCTTGTCTGTACTGCAGCCCTAGAACGCAAGGAAAGCCGGGGAGCACATATGCGCATAGACTTCCCCAATCGTGACCCTGCCCTCGCACACCGTAACAAGCAAATCCTGACACCCGCTACACTCACGCACCATGGCACAGGGGCCATGACGTCTCTCTCGTCCCACACTGTGCCGGAGCCTTTCTTGCCATGA
- a CDS encoding NUDIX hydrolase → MSNTPSVSLSLMAVIAAVTDDVPRILLARDQASHFDVTGHTHYASAGTLPCGPFDPASHRSLDHGCRQWVETRTGLALQYVEQLYTFGGRNRDPQELHGAGRLVSIAYLALTRETETNKHNKATWHDWYSFLPWEDWRAGRPELIDRVIMPCLRSWAEEQACSGRKHRLDRIDLAFGTTAPGTFDPVRALDRYELLYEAGLVHESRRDADALTQANGKKAPPVPDTKRNVIATLGKPMEMDHRRVLASALTRLRGKLAWRPVVFDLVPDTFTLLQLQRVVEALFGTTVHKQNFRRTIASMDLVEPTGQMETQGRGRPAELFRFRRAAILERRTLGIGVPVVRGEQS, encoded by the coding sequence GTGTCCAATACACCTTCGGTATCACTGTCCCTTATGGCAGTCATCGCCGCAGTGACCGACGATGTTCCACGGATCCTGCTTGCCAGAGATCAAGCTTCGCACTTCGATGTTACAGGCCATACCCATTATGCCTCTGCAGGAACACTGCCCTGCGGCCCTTTTGATCCGGCCAGCCATCGTAGCCTTGATCATGGATGCCGGCAGTGGGTCGAAACACGAACGGGCTTGGCACTGCAATATGTGGAGCAGTTGTACACGTTCGGGGGCCGGAATCGTGATCCGCAGGAACTACACGGAGCCGGACGCCTAGTTTCAATCGCATATCTGGCCCTGACACGCGAAACAGAAACCAACAAGCACAACAAGGCAACATGGCATGACTGGTACAGCTTTCTGCCATGGGAGGACTGGCGAGCAGGACGTCCGGAACTGATTGATCGTGTCATCATGCCATGCCTGCGCTCATGGGCAGAGGAACAGGCCTGCTCCGGACGTAAACACCGCTTGGACCGTATTGATCTTGCCTTCGGAACGACAGCCCCCGGCACATTCGATCCTGTTAGAGCTCTGGATCGCTACGAACTTCTCTACGAAGCCGGCTTGGTCCATGAATCTCGGCGTGATGCCGATGCCTTGACTCAAGCCAATGGCAAAAAAGCCCCGCCTGTGCCTGACACCAAAAGAAACGTGATAGCCACCTTGGGCAAACCCATGGAAATGGATCACCGGCGTGTTCTGGCCAGTGCCCTGACCCGGTTGCGGGGCAAGCTGGCATGGCGCCCGGTTGTTTTTGACCTGGTTCCGGATACCTTTACCCTGCTACAGCTTCAGCGCGTTGTTGAAGCCTTGTTTGGTACCACGGTTCACAAGCAGAATTTCCGGCGGACCATTGCAAGCATGGATTTGGTGGAACCAACAGGACAAATGGAGACCCAGGGACGTGGTCGTCCAGCTGAATTGTTCCGATTCCGCCGCGCCGCTATCCTGGAACGCCGCACGCTGGGTATTGGCGTCCCGGTTGTGCGCGGAGAACAATCCTAG
- a CDS encoding HPF/RaiA family ribosome-associated protein, translated as MHIPVQVSFHGVDHSDSVKQKVHDKVAKLGRFCPDIISCRVTIGKQRKSPHVEYHKGEPFQVGIDVAVPGDVLVVQRGPHESDGGEDIAIALRDAFEAMSRKVRSYADRRRA; from the coding sequence ATGCATATTCCCGTTCAGGTTTCCTTTCATGGTGTAGATCATTCCGATTCAGTAAAGCAGAAGGTGCATGACAAGGTCGCCAAGCTTGGGCGCTTCTGTCCTGATATTATCAGTTGCCGTGTCACGATAGGTAAGCAGCGGAAGAGCCCGCATGTCGAGTATCACAAGGGAGAGCCGTTCCAGGTTGGTATAGACGTTGCCGTGCCCGGTGATGTGCTGGTGGTGCAACGCGGCCCTCATGAAAGTGATGGGGGTGAGGATATTGCGATCGCGCTTAGGGATGCATTTGAGGCAATGAGCCGAAAGGTCAGAAGTTATGCTGACCGTCGGCGGGCCTAG
- a CDS encoding sensor histidine kinase translates to MLDMPTLWVSMVAISTLMAVTTGIMAFAPGWRPIMAPLCLSQILKALGSFLLVLRGSAGDWLFVIVANIFLLVVIALSLVVVDRLSGVRRSFRVALASVLGVVVFALLITWFTIVDPSLPARMVLMGIFAAFFCWVAAWRMFSSVEGEAGTVGAIILFFLGVAMGSRGMYGVSLPPGIDFLQLGNVNSVTILVVEMLQYAAIVAFSWVMTSRWQATAVAAARAGAKAERAREEADVRFQAVFRQAAVGIALMDLDGRIVVANDAFVCLFGYDASDPVLGLSCHDFSFPEDVQAERDVISSMLRGECTVSHVEKRGLHRSGRVIWVDRMLSLVCRAGGDPVSLVMSVVDVTEQRHAQAALVEERAALRCSNKDLDQIAALVSSHIRGPARSISGYLGLLERRIESLLGEGEREYLRLASEGALCIDRSLDGLLDYISLTRVQAQVNQVSVVDVINNVCDALRGQIEAAGALVRVIGTGADVRCNRDMLCRVFCNLLDNALKYKKAGHAPEIRFSVCCTEQGVEVSIADNGIGIPDDEQVNLFDFQPRASSVTEYGRCGIGLAVSRKIVESLGGNIRVSSAIGRGSTFVVFLPLAICEKKPEAAGILDAIATA, encoded by the coding sequence ATGCTTGATATGCCAACGTTATGGGTATCGATGGTGGCGATATCCACCCTGATGGCTGTAACGACCGGCATAATGGCCTTTGCGCCAGGATGGCGTCCTATTATGGCACCTTTATGCCTCTCCCAGATACTCAAGGCCTTGGGCAGTTTTCTGCTTGTCCTGCGTGGATCTGCTGGGGACTGGTTGTTTGTCATTGTCGCCAATATTTTTTTGCTGGTGGTTATCGCCCTGTCTCTTGTCGTGGTCGACCGTCTCAGTGGTGTGCGCCGTTCGTTCCGGGTTGCATTGGCGTCGGTACTTGGTGTGGTTGTTTTCGCCTTGCTGATTACTTGGTTCACGATTGTGGATCCTAGCTTGCCGGCACGTATGGTTCTTATGGGAATCTTTGCGGCCTTTTTCTGCTGGGTTGCAGCATGGAGGATGTTTTCATCTGTCGAAGGTGAAGCGGGCACGGTTGGCGCCATTATTCTTTTCTTCTTGGGTGTGGCCATGGGCAGCCGCGGAATGTATGGGGTTTCTCTGCCGCCCGGTATTGATTTTCTGCAGCTTGGTAACGTTAATTCCGTGACTATCCTTGTCGTGGAAATGCTGCAGTATGCTGCTATTGTTGCCTTCAGCTGGGTTATGACCAGCCGTTGGCAGGCAACTGCCGTGGCTGCGGCCCGGGCAGGTGCAAAGGCAGAGCGTGCGCGCGAAGAGGCGGACGTCCGTTTTCAGGCTGTCTTTCGTCAGGCTGCCGTTGGCATTGCCCTGATGGATCTTGATGGTCGCATTGTTGTAGCCAATGATGCGTTTGTCTGCCTGTTTGGGTATGACGCCTCTGATCCCGTTCTGGGTCTTTCATGCCATGATTTTTCTTTCCCAGAAGATGTACAGGCCGAGCGGGATGTCATTTCCTCCATGCTCAGGGGCGAATGCACAGTCAGTCATGTTGAGAAACGTGGCCTGCATCGTTCTGGCCGGGTTATCTGGGTTGACCGGATGTTGAGCTTGGTATGCCGTGCGGGTGGTGATCCGGTTAGCCTTGTTATGTCTGTTGTTGATGTGACGGAGCAACGTCATGCTCAGGCTGCCTTGGTCGAGGAACGCGCTGCCCTGCGCTGTAGTAACAAGGATCTGGATCAGATTGCAGCCCTTGTATCCAGCCATATCAGAGGCCCGGCTCGCTCCATATCTGGCTATCTTGGCCTGTTGGAGCGCCGTATAGAATCGCTTCTGGGTGAGGGAGAGCGTGAGTATCTGCGTTTGGCATCGGAGGGTGCGTTATGCATAGACCGGTCCCTTGACGGCCTTCTGGACTACATATCCCTGACGCGTGTTCAGGCGCAGGTGAATCAGGTGTCTGTCGTGGATGTTATCAACAATGTTTGCGATGCTCTCCGGGGGCAGATTGAAGCCGCCGGAGCCTTGGTGCGGGTCATCGGTACGGGTGCCGATGTGCGTTGTAACCGTGACATGCTGTGCCGTGTTTTTTGTAATCTTCTTGATAATGCATTGAAGTACAAGAAAGCAGGACACGCACCTGAGATACGCTTTTCTGTCTGCTGCACAGAACAGGGGGTGGAGGTGTCTATTGCTGATAACGGCATTGGCATTCCGGATGATGAGCAGGTTAATCTTTTCGATTTTCAGCCGAGAGCCAGTTCCGTTACAGAATATGGCCGATGTGGCATAGGGTTGGCTGTCAGCCGCAAGATTGTCGAGAGTCTCGGCGGCAATATCCGTGTTTCGTCAGCTATAGGACGAGGCTCGACGTTTGTTGTTTTTCTGCCGTTGGCAATTTGCGAGAAAAAGCCGGAAGCAGCAGGCATTCTGGACGCCATAGCAACAGCCTGA
- the htpG gene encoding molecular chaperone HtpG — protein sequence MTEETMTFQAEVNNLLDIVVNSLYSQRDIFLRELISNASDACDKLRYEALTKPELIAENSPLTVRLQTDRDAGTLVITDNGIGMSRDELVTNLGTIARSGTSEFLKSLSGDARKDITQIGQFGVGFYSAFMVADRVEVVSCKAGSEQGWKWSSDGRGSFTVTEAPGATRGTVITLHLKEEAKEFLEGWTLRKVVKSYSEHIGLPVILVGGNDGKSDDETLNTASALWTLNRNDITEDQYKDFYQHVAHAFDTPWMTTHYRAEGTLEYTALLFVPSEKPLDLFEPSRRQHVKLYANRVLISDSCEELLPAWLRFVRGVVDSADLPLNVSREMLQNNPMVSKIRTGLVKRLLADLSKKANDTDSWLVFWKTFGPVLKEGLYEDFERRNDILELARFHSTASDAPVSLTQYLERMKDGQEAIYFITGDSTEALCKSPQLEGYLARGIEVLLLSDPIDEFWTGMVPSFRDKPFRSVSSGAADLDAIACEDSKPDEEKDVPPTDQMDRLVAVLKGTLGDRVKDVRPSSRLTTSVCCLVSDEGQMSIHLERLMRQHRGEKTDGAAARVLEINPGHALIRSLAARANAETTSPALEDAAFLLLDQARIVEGELPIDPAAFAGRMARLMEQGLG from the coding sequence ATCACCGAAGAGACGATGACCTTCCAGGCCGAGGTCAACAACCTGCTTGATATAGTGGTAAACTCTCTTTATTCGCAGCGGGATATCTTCCTGAGAGAGCTGATATCAAATGCCTCGGATGCCTGCGACAAGCTGCGTTATGAGGCCCTGACCAAGCCTGAGCTGATTGCTGAAAACAGTCCCCTCACCGTACGGTTACAAACCGATCGGGATGCGGGAACCTTGGTCATTACTGATAATGGCATCGGCATGAGCCGTGATGAACTTGTCACCAATCTGGGAACCATCGCCCGTTCCGGCACCAGCGAATTTCTGAAGTCACTGTCCGGCGACGCCCGCAAGGATATTACCCAGATCGGCCAGTTCGGCGTTGGTTTCTACTCTGCCTTCATGGTCGCCGACCGGGTCGAAGTTGTATCGTGCAAGGCCGGCTCAGAACAGGGATGGAAATGGTCCAGTGACGGGCGCGGCAGCTTCACGGTGACAGAAGCCCCCGGTGCCACACGTGGCACCGTCATTACTCTGCACCTCAAAGAAGAGGCAAAAGAGTTCCTGGAAGGATGGACCCTGCGCAAGGTTGTAAAGTCCTATTCCGAGCACATCGGGCTGCCAGTCATTCTGGTGGGCGGCAATGATGGCAAAAGCGATGATGAAACACTGAACACCGCCTCGGCTCTCTGGACACTGAACCGCAATGACATCACAGAGGATCAGTACAAGGACTTCTACCAACACGTTGCTCATGCCTTTGACACACCATGGATGACAACGCATTACCGTGCTGAAGGAACCTTGGAATACACGGCCCTCCTGTTTGTGCCGTCCGAAAAACCCTTGGACTTGTTCGAACCATCCCGTCGCCAGCATGTGAAGCTCTATGCCAACCGGGTCCTGATTTCGGACAGTTGCGAAGAGCTTCTGCCAGCTTGGTTGCGTTTTGTGCGCGGCGTCGTGGACAGTGCTGACCTGCCACTGAACGTCAGCCGTGAAATGCTGCAAAACAACCCGATGGTGTCGAAGATCCGCACCGGCTTGGTCAAACGTCTCCTTGCCGATCTGAGCAAGAAGGCCAATGACACGGACAGCTGGCTTGTTTTCTGGAAAACATTTGGCCCTGTCCTCAAGGAAGGCCTGTACGAAGACTTTGAGCGGCGTAACGATATCTTGGAACTGGCGCGCTTCCATTCCACAGCCAGCGATGCACCTGTCAGCCTGACACAATACCTAGAGCGGATGAAGGATGGACAGGAAGCCATCTATTTCATAACAGGCGATTCCACAGAAGCCCTGTGTAAAAGCCCTCAGCTGGAGGGTTATCTTGCACGCGGGATCGAAGTTCTTCTCCTCTCTGACCCGATTGATGAGTTCTGGACCGGCATGGTGCCGTCATTCCGTGACAAGCCGTTCCGTTCCGTTAGCAGCGGCGCAGCCGATCTGGATGCAATTGCGTGCGAGGACAGCAAGCCTGACGAAGAAAAAGATGTGCCACCAACCGATCAAATGGACCGGCTGGTTGCCGTGCTGAAAGGAACACTGGGCGACAGGGTCAAGGATGTTCGTCCATCGTCACGTCTGACAACATCTGTGTGTTGCCTTGTTTCGGACGAAGGCCAAATGTCCATTCATCTAGAACGTCTGATGCGTCAGCACAGGGGTGAAAAAACAGATGGAGCCGCTGCACGGGTCCTAGAAATCAATCCAGGGCATGCCTTGATCCGTAGCCTGGCTGCCCGGGCCAATGCAGAAACAACCAGTCCGGCACTGGAAGATGCAGCGTTTCTCTTACTGGATCAGGCGCGGATTGTTGAAGGGGAACTGCCCATTGACCCCGCCGCCTTTGCAGGACGCATGGCCCGCCTGATGGAACAAGGACTGGGTTAA